From the Scophthalmus maximus strain ysfricsl-2021 chromosome 11, ASM2237912v1, whole genome shotgun sequence genome, one window contains:
- the tyr gene encoding tyrosinase — protein MRSLCFTVLLLQLLGTSLCQFPRPCANSEGLRTKECCPVWEGDGSACGATSGRGFCTEVLVSDEPHGPQYPHSGIDDRERWPLAFFNRTCRCAGNYGGFNCGECRFGYWGSNCAEYRESIRRSILTLSVAEQQKFVSYLNLAKNTISRDYVISTATREEMGENGENPMFSDINTYDLFVWMHYYVSRDAFLGGPGNVWRDIDFAHESAAFLPWHRVYLLHWENELRKLTGDFNFTIPYWDWRDAQSCEVCTDALMGGRNPLSPNLISPASVFSSWKVICTQPEEYNSREALCNTTGEGPLLRNPGNHDPNRVRRLPTTADVDFTVGLSEYETEPMDRFSNMSFRNAIEGFANPMTGMAVPGQSTMHNSLHVFMNGTMSSVQGSANDPIFLLHHAFIDSIFERWLRTHQPVRTNYPRANAPIGHNDGYYMVPFLPLFRNGDYFLSNKALGFEYAYLLDPGQRFVQEFLTPYLQQAEQIWQWLLGAGILGALVTAVIAALIAVTRRKWKRNQRKKRARSFGERQPLLQSSSEEGSSYQTTL, from the exons ATGAGGAGCCTGTGTTTTACTGTacttctgctgcagctccttgGGACTTCTTTATGTCAATTCCCTCGCCCGTGTGCCAACTCAGAGGGACTGCGGACCAAGGAGTGCTGCCCGGTGTGGGAGGGTGATGGCTCAGCCTGCGGTGCCACGTCCGGCCGTGGCTTCTGCACTGAGGTGCTGGTCTCAGATGAGCCCCATGGACCCCAGTATCCACACAGCGGGATTGACGACAGAGAGCGCTGGCCTTTGGCTTTCTTTAACCGGACCTGCCGCTGTGCTGGAAACTATGGAGGTTTTAACTGTGGAGAATGCAGGTTTGGTTACTGGGGCTCAAACTGTGCTGAGTACAGGGAATCAATACGCAGGAGCATCCTGACCCTGTCAGTTGCTGAGCAACAGAAGTTTGTCTCTTACCTGAACCTGGCTAAAAACACCATCAGCCGTGACTATGTTATCTCCACAGCAACAAGAGAAGAGATGGGCGAAAACGGTGAGAACCCCATGTTCTCTGACATCAACACCTATGACCTGTTTGTGTGGATGCACTACTATGTGTCCCGGGACGCCTTCTTGGGGGGACCAGGGAATGTATGGAGGGACATCGACTTTGCCCACGAATCTGCAGCCTTCCTGCCATGGCACAGAGTCTACCTGCTTCATTGGGAGAATGAGTTACGGAAGCTGACGGGAGATTTTAACTTCACCATCCCATACTGGGACTGGAGGGATGCCCAGTCCTGTGAGGTGTGCACTGATGCTCTGATGGGTGGACGCAACCCCCTCAGTCCCAACCTCATCAGCCCtgcctctgtcttctcctcgtGGAAG gtgatCTGCACCCAGCCAGAGGAGTACAACAGTCGAGAAGCTTTGTGTAACACCACCGGGGAGGGTCCACTGTTGCGTAACCCCGGCAATCATGATCCAAACCGCGTGCGTCGACTCCCCACAACAGCTGATGTGGATTTCACCGTGGGCCTCTCTGAGTACGAGACGGAACCCATGGACCGATTCTCCAACATGAGCTTTAGAAACGCCATCGAGG GTTTTGCCAATCCAATGACAGGTATGGCAGTGCCAGGCCAGAGCACCATGCACAACTCACTGCACGTCTTCATGAACGGCACCATGTCCTCGGTGCAGGGTTCAGCCAACGACCCCATATTCCTGCTGCACCACGCTTTCATTGATAG TATCTTTGAACGCTGGCTCAGGACCCACCAGCCCGTCCGGACCAACTACCCACGTGCCAACGCCCCTATCGGCCACAATGATGGTTACTACATGGTGCCCTTCCTGCCTCTCTTCAGAAACGGGGATTATTTCCTGTCCAACAAGGCTCTGGGATTTGAGTATGCCTACTTGCTGGACCCAG GCCAGAGGTTTGTGCAGGAGTTTCTGACACCTTACCTCCAGCAGGCCGAGCAGATCTGGCAGTGGCTCCTGGGAGCCGGGATCCTCGGGGCTCTCGTCACTGCAGTCATTGCCGCGCTGATAGCTGTCacgaggaggaagtggaagcgtaaccagaggaagaagagggcaCGGAGCTTCGGAGAGAGACAGCCACTACTGCAGAGCAGCTCAGAGGAAGGAAGCTCATATCAGACtactctgtaa